The Bacteroidales bacterium genome has a segment encoding these proteins:
- a CDS encoding RNA polymerase sigma factor produces the protein MTTAEFSSELLSLEPSLERFALSLTSDRERAKDLVQETYLKALTYREQFEAFTNMKAWTFTIMKNTFINNYRRSKRERNTLDTAGDLNHVSFVQETRGNSPESHYSTREITRAIEELEDDYRIPFEMHNAGYKYKEIADHLGLKIGTVKSRIFFTRKKLMDALKDYA, from the coding sequence ATGACAACAGCAGAATTTTCCAGTGAGCTTCTGAGCCTTGAACCCAGCTTGGAACGGTTTGCCCTGAGTCTGACATCCGACAGGGAAAGAGCCAAGGACCTGGTGCAGGAAACCTATCTGAAAGCCCTCACATACAGGGAACAGTTCGAAGCTTTCACCAACATGAAAGCCTGGACATTTACCATCATGAAGAATACCTTCATTAACAATTACAGGCGGTCAAAGCGTGAACGGAACACCCTGGATACGGCAGGCGATCTGAACCATGTCAGCTTTGTTCAGGAAACCAGAGGAAACTCTCCTGAATCGCATTATTCAACAAGAGAAATTACCCGGGCAATTGAAGAACTCGAAGATGATTACCGGATTCCTTTTGAAATGCACAATGCCGGCTACAAATACAAGGAAATCGCCGATCATCTTGGGTTAAAGATCGGTACGGTAAAGAGCCGCATCTTCTTCACCAGAAAAAAGCTGATGGATGCCCTGAAAGATTATGCCTGA
- the bglX gene encoding beta-glucosidase BglX: MRTKWLLFILPVALLLLNGSCSKQAKNLSPEDKMTEKKIDALLKQMTLEEKVGQMNQYSGWVDTTGPNFGDKNIFEEIKKGWVGSVLNITGAENVRKVQQMAVDCTRLHIPLIFGLDVIHGYRTIFPVPLAEACSWDLEAIEKGARIAATEASSAGVNWTFAPMVDIARDPRWGRIMEGAGEDPYLGSLVAVARVKGFQGSDLSANNTIVACAKHYAAYGAAEGGRDYNTVDMSERTLRDVYLRPFKAAAEAGCGTFMNSFNEIGGIPSTGNSHLLRDILKGEWNFRGFVVSDWGSVGEMINHGVAANKADAAALAATAGCDMDMESRCYREELVNLVRQGKVDIKYIDDAVRRILRIKFQLGLFDDPYRYCNPEREKELILHPDHLKAAKEMAVKSMVLLRNEGHILPLKKSNQTIALIGPLAASKDDMIGGWSALGQGNDAVSLYEGLTAKLGNSAKIVYARGCGIAEDNRNGFQEAINAARKADVILLAMGESRHMSGEASSRAYIGLPGVQEELIKEIMKLGKPTVLVLFNGRPLTIPWIAEHVPAILEAWFPGIRGGEAIADILFGDAVPSGKLVTTFPHSLGQVPLYYNHKNTGRPYSPDSYFTSRYLDETNDPLFPFGYGLSYTTFAYSGLQLSDSVMTGSQPLNVSVTVTNTGNYDAEEVVQLYVRDMVGSVTRPVKELKGFKKVLIKKGESVTVSFTLTEADLRFYDASMNFVSEPGEFRVFVGGNSRDVLEGKFWLRL, from the coding sequence ATGAGAACAAAATGGCTTTTATTCATTCTGCCGGTTGCACTTCTCCTGCTGAATGGCAGCTGCAGCAAACAGGCAAAAAACCTTTCACCGGAAGATAAAATGACAGAAAAGAAAATTGATGCCCTGCTGAAGCAAATGACCTTAGAGGAAAAAGTAGGTCAGATGAACCAGTACAGCGGCTGGGTGGATACAACTGGGCCTAATTTTGGCGACAAGAACATTTTTGAAGAAATTAAGAAGGGATGGGTTGGCTCGGTGCTCAACATTACCGGCGCCGAAAACGTGCGGAAGGTACAGCAAATGGCCGTTGACTGCACGCGGTTGCATATCCCGCTCATTTTCGGACTCGATGTGATTCACGGTTACCGCACCATTTTCCCGGTACCCCTGGCCGAGGCATGCAGCTGGGATCTGGAAGCCATTGAAAAGGGTGCACGGATTGCCGCTACCGAAGCATCTTCAGCGGGTGTAAACTGGACCTTTGCCCCCATGGTTGACATTGCGAGGGATCCCCGCTGGGGGCGCATCATGGAAGGTGCGGGAGAAGATCCATACCTTGGCTCGCTTGTTGCTGTTGCCCGTGTAAAAGGCTTTCAGGGCAGTGATCTTTCGGCCAACAACACGATCGTGGCCTGCGCCAAGCATTATGCCGCCTATGGTGCTGCTGAGGGCGGAAGAGACTATAACACGGTAGATATGTCGGAACGCACCCTCAGGGATGTATACCTCCGTCCGTTTAAAGCCGCGGCCGAAGCCGGTTGCGGTACTTTCATGAATTCCTTTAATGAAATCGGCGGGATTCCTTCCACAGGTAACTCCCATCTATTGCGCGACATTCTGAAAGGCGAATGGAATTTCAGGGGCTTTGTCGTTTCGGACTGGGGATCGGTTGGAGAAATGATCAACCATGGCGTTGCCGCTAACAAAGCCGATGCCGCCGCACTGGCCGCTACCGCCGGATGTGACATGGACATGGAATCACGCTGTTACCGGGAAGAACTTGTGAACCTGGTCCGGCAGGGAAAAGTGGACATAAAATACATTGATGATGCCGTCCGCAGAATCTTACGGATCAAATTCCAGCTCGGACTGTTTGACGATCCTTACCGCTATTGCAATCCGGAACGGGAAAAGGAACTGATTCTCCATCCCGATCACCTGAAAGCCGCAAAGGAAATGGCCGTAAAATCAATGGTCCTGCTGCGGAACGAAGGCCACATTCTGCCCCTGAAGAAATCGAATCAAACCATTGCCCTTATAGGCCCCCTGGCCGCATCGAAAGACGACATGATTGGCGGCTGGAGCGCACTGGGACAGGGGAATGATGCCGTATCCCTTTACGAAGGCCTGACCGCAAAACTGGGAAATTCTGCAAAAATTGTTTATGCCCGTGGATGCGGAATTGCCGAAGATAACCGTAACGGATTTCAGGAAGCCATAAACGCAGCCCGAAAAGCTGATGTCATCCTGCTGGCCATGGGAGAAAGCCGCCACATGAGCGGCGAAGCCTCATCAAGGGCATACATCGGTTTGCCCGGTGTACAGGAAGAACTGATTAAAGAAATCATGAAGCTTGGAAAACCAACCGTTCTGGTTTTGTTCAACGGGCGTCCCCTTACTATTCCGTGGATTGCAGAACATGTCCCGGCTATTCTGGAAGCCTGGTTCCCGGGAATACGCGGAGGAGAAGCCATTGCTGATATTCTGTTCGGTGATGCCGTACCTTCCGGTAAACTGGTTACTACTTTCCCCCACAGCCTCGGACAGGTTCCCCTGTACTATAACCATAAAAACACCGGCAGGCCTTACTCTCCCGATTCCTATTTTACCTCACGTTACCTCGATGAAACCAACGATCCGCTCTTCCCGTTTGGCTACGGCCTCAGCTATACCACATTTGCCTATTCCGGCCTTCAGCTGAGCGATTCCGTTATGACCGGCAGCCAACCTCTCAATGTTTCTGTTACTGTAACCAATACAGGAAATTATGACGCCGAGGAGGTAGTTCAGCTCTATGTGCGCGATATGGTGGGAAGCGTTACACGACCGGTTAAAGAACTCAAGGGTTTCAAAAAAGTATTGATCAAAAAAGGTGAATCTGTAACGGTTTCATTTACCCTTACCGAAGCCGACCTTCGCTTTTATGATGCCAGCATGAACTTTGTATCCGAACCCGGCGAATTCAGAGTATTTGTGGGAGGTAATTCAAGGGATGTGCTGGAAGGAAAATTCTGGTTAAGACTCTGA
- a CDS encoding LytTR family transcriptional regulator: protein MIFWEKPLPGYLTEKGNMFKHVIFTAIFALVFINMYAPFGVETWYNVTRTELLLYSSLVILTGVLFIAISRIIMFFVSRLKALTNGQYASWIAIEIASMALVYAILMKLVLNDPRDFLSVFRISLSITLLVLLIPYTLAWLYFSWRDKNKKLEELAGAANPRDVGPALIPFHDEKGDLRFSVKSPDLLYIESADNYIIIHYLDHGRRQKYVVRNTIKNLEPLLRGKGIIRCHRSYMVNFDRVKIMRKERDGLVLDLDVPEKLTLPVSKTYVDQIIRTFSGMPPE, encoded by the coding sequence ATGATTTTTTGGGAAAAACCCCTGCCAGGCTATCTGACCGAAAAGGGCAACATGTTCAAGCACGTGATTTTTACGGCCATCTTTGCTCTTGTATTCATCAATATGTATGCTCCTTTTGGAGTGGAGACCTGGTACAACGTAACAAGGACTGAGTTGCTGTTATACAGTAGTCTGGTGATTCTCACCGGGGTTTTATTCATAGCCATCAGCCGTATCATCATGTTTTTTGTTTCGCGTCTCAAGGCATTGACCAACGGGCAGTACGCCAGCTGGATTGCCATTGAGATTGCCAGCATGGCCCTGGTGTATGCCATACTGATGAAGCTTGTGCTGAATGATCCGCGCGACTTTCTGTCGGTTTTCCGGATTTCTCTTTCCATTACCCTGCTGGTACTGCTCATTCCCTACACCCTTGCCTGGCTGTATTTTTCATGGCGTGACAAGAACAAAAAGCTGGAAGAACTTGCCGGCGCCGCTAATCCGAGAGATGTCGGCCCGGCACTGATTCCATTTCATGATGAAAAAGGTGATCTGCGGTTCAGTGTCAAGTCGCCCGACCTGCTCTACATCGAATCGGCCGATAATTACATCATCATACATTACCTTGATCATGGGCGGCGGCAGAAATACGTTGTCCGGAATACCATCAAGAACCTTGAACCTTTATTGCGCGGTAAAGGAATCATCCGCTGCCACAGATCGTATATGGTTAATTTTGACCGGGTAAAAATTATGCGGAAGGAAAGGGATGGACTGGTTCTTGATCTGGATGTACCCGAGAAGCTTACCCTGCCCGTATCAAAAACCTATGTTGATCAGATTATCAGAACCTTTTCCGGAATGCCTCCGGAATAA
- the mutS gene encoding DNA mismatch repair protein MutS: protein MSTADWTKIPENLADTPLMKQYMSIKAKYPDAILLFRVGDFYETFGSDAIKASEILGITLTKRANGAASYVDLAGFPYHALDTYLPKLVRAGQRVAICEQLEDPKLAKKIVRRGITELITPGVSLNDNVLNHRENNFLACVHFDKQLTGVAFLDISTGEFMLAEGTSDYVDKLLSSFQPKEVLVERSHLKDFTDLFGNRYYTYKLDDWMFTPEAAEDRLLKHFQTVSLKGFGVQGLNAGIVAAGAILQYLDLTQHTRLDHISKISRIEQDQYVWLDKFTIRNLEIFQTINEGARALIDVLDRTITPMGSRTMKRWLSLPLRQISSIRERHAIVGFMVTHPEFASLLSDNLRLIGDLERLVSKVSAMRVSPRELLQLKTALKAVHPIKEACTATGLEPLVNLGENLQPCQAVIRKIEQHIAEDAPALITKGGVIAQGVSAELDELRNILHSGRDFLLQIQQREAARTGIPSLKVSYNNVFGYFIEVRNTHKDKVPSDWIRKQTLVSAERYITEELKEYESKILGAEEKILELEAKLYNELVESLHEFIPVIQLDAQLLARLDCLLSFAVVAEENRYTCPEMDESLIIDIKEGRHPVIEKMLPPGEPYIANDLFLDPEQQQIIIITGPNMSGKSALLRQTALIVLLAQVGSFVPAASARIGIVDKIFTRVGASDNLSLGESTFMVEMTETASILNNLSPRSLILLDEIGRGTSTYDGISIAWAMVEYIHEHPEARAKTLFATHYHELNEMAKTYPRVKNFNVSVKEVGNKVLFLRKLVPGGSEHSFGIHVARMAGMPKSVVSRANEILKQLEGADVRQNLSRPVDQIASHREGLQLSFFQLDDPVLRQVRDQLKNLDLDNITPIEALNKLNELKKITGI from the coding sequence ATGAGCACAGCTGATTGGACGAAAATCCCTGAAAACCTTGCGGATACGCCTCTCATGAAGCAATACATGAGCATCAAGGCAAAGTACCCCGATGCCATTTTGCTCTTCAGAGTAGGGGATTTTTACGAGACGTTCGGATCGGATGCAATCAAGGCGTCGGAAATTCTGGGTATTACGCTTACAAAGCGAGCCAATGGAGCCGCTTCCTACGTCGATCTGGCCGGTTTTCCCTATCATGCGCTTGATACCTACCTTCCGAAACTGGTACGGGCTGGTCAACGGGTAGCTATCTGCGAACAGTTGGAAGATCCGAAGCTGGCGAAAAAAATTGTCAGACGGGGCATTACCGAACTGATTACCCCGGGAGTATCACTGAATGATAATGTGCTGAACCACCGGGAGAACAATTTTCTGGCCTGTGTGCATTTTGACAAGCAACTTACCGGAGTGGCATTTCTTGATATCTCAACCGGTGAGTTTATGCTGGCTGAAGGCACATCGGATTATGTGGATAAACTGCTGAGCAGTTTTCAGCCGAAAGAAGTGCTTGTTGAACGGAGCCACCTTAAGGATTTTACTGATCTGTTCGGGAACCGGTATTACACTTACAAGCTCGACGACTGGATGTTTACTCCGGAGGCGGCCGAAGACCGGTTGCTGAAACATTTTCAGACTGTTTCCCTGAAAGGTTTTGGGGTGCAGGGGCTGAATGCAGGCATTGTGGCGGCAGGCGCCATACTGCAGTATCTCGACCTCACGCAGCATACACGCCTTGATCATATTTCCAAGATTTCGCGGATTGAGCAGGACCAGTATGTATGGCTTGACAAATTTACCATACGCAATCTTGAAATATTCCAGACAATAAATGAAGGAGCCAGGGCGCTGATCGATGTGCTCGACCGCACCATTACCCCGATGGGGTCACGCACCATGAAAAGGTGGCTTTCGTTACCCTTACGGCAGATCAGTTCCATCAGAGAACGGCATGCCATCGTAGGTTTCATGGTAACCCATCCGGAATTTGCCTCCCTTCTGTCGGATAATCTCCGGCTGATCGGTGACCTGGAACGATTGGTATCCAAGGTCTCGGCCATGCGGGTCTCGCCCCGTGAGTTGCTTCAGCTGAAAACGGCTCTTAAAGCGGTTCATCCCATAAAGGAAGCCTGCACAGCAACCGGGCTGGAACCTCTTGTCAATCTGGGAGAAAACCTTCAGCCGTGCCAGGCAGTCATCAGAAAAATTGAACAGCATATTGCCGAAGACGCACCTGCCCTTATAACAAAAGGAGGAGTTATTGCACAGGGTGTTTCTGCCGAACTGGATGAACTGAGAAATATTCTTCATTCGGGTCGCGATTTTCTTCTGCAGATTCAGCAGAGGGAAGCAGCCAGAACGGGAATCCCTTCATTGAAAGTAAGCTACAACAATGTCTTTGGATATTTTATTGAAGTTCGAAATACCCATAAAGATAAGGTTCCGTCTGACTGGATCAGGAAACAGACGCTGGTGAGTGCCGAAAGGTATATTACGGAAGAACTGAAGGAATATGAAAGCAAGATTCTGGGGGCAGAAGAAAAAATTCTGGAACTGGAGGCGAAGCTTTATAATGAACTGGTGGAGAGCCTGCATGAATTCATTCCGGTGATACAGCTGGATGCACAGCTTCTGGCGCGGCTTGACTGTTTGCTCTCATTTGCTGTGGTGGCCGAAGAAAACAGGTACACATGCCCTGAAATGGACGAATCCCTTATTATTGATATAAAAGAAGGTCGCCACCCCGTGATTGAAAAAATGCTTCCCCCCGGTGAACCATACATTGCCAATGATTTGTTCCTGGATCCTGAACAGCAGCAGATTATCATCATAACAGGACCGAATATGTCAGGAAAATCGGCATTGCTGAGGCAAACCGCCCTGATCGTTTTGCTGGCGCAGGTGGGGAGTTTCGTCCCGGCCGCTTCGGCCCGGATCGGAATTGTGGATAAGATATTTACACGGGTAGGCGCTTCAGACAACCTTTCTCTGGGTGAATCAACCTTTATGGTTGAAATGACCGAAACGGCCAGTATCCTGAATAATCTTTCCCCACGGAGCCTGATCCTGCTGGATGAAATCGGCAGAGGTACCAGTACATACGACGGCATTTCCATTGCCTGGGCCATGGTGGAATACATCCATGAGCATCCGGAAGCCAGGGCAAAGACCTTGTTTGCAACCCACTACCACGAACTGAATGAAATGGCAAAAACGTATCCCAGGGTAAAGAATTTCAATGTTTCAGTGAAAGAAGTAGGGAACAAGGTACTTTTTCTCCGGAAGCTGGTACCGGGAGGAAGTGAACACAGCTTTGGAATCCATGTGGCACGTATGGCCGGTATGCCGAAAAGTGTGGTAAGCCGTGCCAATGAAATTCTGAAACAGCTCGAAGGGGCTGACGTTCGCCAGAATTTATCCCGCCCGGTTGATCAGATTGCTTCCCACAGGGAAGGTCTTCAGCTGAGTTTCTTTCAGCTCGATGATCCGGTATTGCGGCAAGTTCGTGATCAGCTTAAAAACCTTGACCTGGACAACATTACTCCTATTGAGGCTCTGAACAAACTGAACGAGCTGAAAAAAATCACCGGCATCTGA